In Kutzneria kofuensis, the DNA window GCGCCCAGAAGGCGGAGCGATGACAGAAGGCGGAGCGGCCATGGCCGAATGGGGCGACGGCACTCGGTGCGTGCACGCGGGTTCGGCCGAACCCGTTGCCGGGCAACCCTTCCTCGCGGGCCCGGTGCTGGCCGCCCCGTTCCACCTCGGCGCGGACGACTTCTACGGCCGCGCCGGCAATCCCACCTGGCGTGCGCTGGAGTCGGCGATCGGCGCGCTGGACGGCGGTCTGTGCACGGTGTTCCCGTCCGGCATGGCCGCGATCACCACGTTGCTGCGGACGCTGTTGTCGCCCGGGGACGTGCTCGTCGTGCCGTCCGACGGCTACTACCTGGTGCGAACGTTCCTCACCGGCATGGACGTCCGGGTCCGCGAGGTGCCGACCGTCGGCCCGTGGACGACGGAAGTCGTGGCGGGCGCGCGGCTGGTGCTGCTGGAGACGCCGTCCAACCCGGGCCTGGACGTCTGCGACATCAGGGCGATCGCCGAGTTGGCGCATGCCGCCGGCGCGCTTGTCGCCGTGGACAACACCACCGCGACGCCGCTGGGCCAGCGGCCGCTGGAGCTCGGCGCGGACGTGTCCGTGGCCAGCGACACCAAGGCGGTCGCCGGCCACAGCGATGTCCTTTTCGGACACATTTCCGTCACCGACGAGGCGCTGTGGACGGAGTTGCAGCGGCAGCGGACCGTCAGCGGCGCGATCCCCGGCCCGTTCGAGACGTGGATGGCGCACCGCGGGCTGGGCACGCTGGACGTGCGGCTGGCCCGGCAGGCGGAGAACGCCGCCGCGCTGGTGGAGAAGCTGCGCGGGCACGAGGGCGTGTCGAACGTGCGCTGGCCGGGATCGCCGGACGACCCGTCGTACGCCATCGCCTCCCGACAGATGCGCCGGTTCGGCGGCGTCTTCACGTTCGAGCTGGCGTCGGCCGAGCTGGTGACGCGGTTCGTCGAGGCGAGCCGGCTGGTGTCGGCGGCGACGAGCTTCGGCGGCCTGCACAGCACCGCGGACCGGCGGGCGCACTGGGGCGACCCGGTGCCGGAGGGTCTGATCCGGTTTTCGGCCGGCCTGGAGGATTCCCACGATCTGGTACACGACGTGACGGCCGCGCTTGACCGGGCGCTGGAGCTGCCGGTTCAATAGCGGCCATGTTGCTGCGTGCCATGACCGAACGGCGGGGTCACATCGACCTCTGCCGGGTCTGTGGCGCGCTGTGTCTTCCCCGGTGATCTGCCCGCGCACTCACCCGTACCCACAGGAAGACACAAGTTCATGTTCGCCGTTCCGGAAAACACCGTGCTGTCGGCCGTCCGCACCGCGCCGCAGCAGCCCACCAACATCCTCCGCGAGGTCGTCGCCGACCGCTCCAGCTGGGCGCACCTGCTGCGCTACGACCCGGTCGAGCGCTGGACCGCGCTGGTTCGGAGCACGTCCAGCTACGAGGTGTGGCTGATGAGCTGGCTGCCCGGGCAGGGCGCCGAGCTGCACGACCACGGCGGCGCCGAGGGCGCGTTCACCGTCGTCTCCGGCGTGCTGACCGAGCTGGTCGGCCGGCCCGGACACGCCGGCGAGGCGATGCACGTGCTGCACCCGGGCCAGTCCCGGGTGTTCGGGCCGAACTACGTGCACCAGATGCGCAACGCCGGGGTGGATCCGGCGGTGAGCATCCACGTGTTCGGCCCGACCCGTCAGCGCATGACGCCGTACCGTTTCGACCCGGTGCAGGGGCCCGTCACCGCTTGAGCACGTGCTCCGGCACGGGGAGCGGGGACGCCGACTCGGGCACGCCCCAGCCGGTGGTCACCGGCAGCACACCGGCCCAGGCGGTGTTGGCCTCGACGTCGAAGTCCTCGTCGTTGGGCGGCGCGTTGCGGATCTTCACCGATGCCTCGGTGAGGTCCAGCGCCAGCACGACGGTGGCCGCCAGCTCCTTCTTGTTGGGCAGCCGCGCGTGGCCCCAGGACCCGGGCGCGAGGTGCTCGGTGATGACCTCCAGGCCGCGCAGCTTCTCCTCGGGGTCGTCGACCAGCCGCGTGGTGCCCAGGACGACGGCACTGCGGTAGTTCATGGAGTGGTGCATGACCGACCGGGCGTAGATGATGCCGTCCACGATCGTCACAGTGACGCACACGGGGCCGGGGCCCATGCTCCGTGATCCGGTGGATCCGTGCAGGTAGAGGGTGTCGCCGTCGCGGCCGTAGCCGGTCGGCAGCACCACCGGCGCGCCGTCGAACAGCACGCCGAGGTGGCAGATGAGCGCGGAGTCGAGCACGTCGTCGAGCGCCGCGCGGTCGGTGGCGGCGCGCTCCCGATGTCGGTTGACGACGGTCCGTGGTGTCGGTGACAGTGGTGTTCGGCTCACGTCCACCAGCCTCGGGCGGCGAGTGGCATCATGGAAGTGCCACTACTTGCCGAAATAAGAAGGCCACTTTGCCGGAGTCGGACGACGCCCTGCTGATCACGCTGGACCGCGAGTCCCGCACCCCGCTCGCCGTGCAGCTGGCGGACGCCCTGCGCGCGGCGGCGGCCGCCGGGCAGCTGCGGGCCGGCGACCGGCTGCCGTCGACCCGCACCCTGGCCAGTCACCTCAAGGTCAGCCGGACCGTCACCGCGGCGGCCTACGACCAGCTGCTCGCCGAGGGGTGGATCGTCGGCAAGCACGGCTCCGGCACGTACGTGACGACCGCGCCGCCGGGATCCTCGCCGGTGCCGGCCGACCGTTCCCGCGCCGACGCGCCGGAACAGGACGTCGTCTCCCTGGAACTGGGCCGGCCCTGGGTCGGCGGGCTGGACCGGGCCGCCTGGCGCCGGGCCTGGCGGTCCGCCGCCGACTCGGACCCGTTGGTACGCCACCATCCCGCCGGGCTGCCGGAATACCGCGAGGCGGTGGCGGAACACCTGCTGCGGCACCGCGGCCTGACGATCCGAGGGGGCCTCGCGACCGAGGCGGTGCTGGCCACCGGCGGCACCAGCGCGGCCGTCGCCGAGCTGGCGGTCAGCGTGTTCCGGCCCGGCGACACCGTCGCCGTCGAGGAACCCGGCTACCAGCGGGCGGTCGAGGCACTGCGGGCCGCCGGCGTCCAGGTGCTGCCCGCGCCGCTCGACCGCGACGGCATCCTCGTCGACCAGATCCCGTCGGGCATCCGGGCCGTCTACTGCTCGCCGGCGCACCAGTACCCGCTGGGCAGCCGGCTGCCGGCGGCCCGTCGCGTCGCCCTCGTGGAACGCGCCCGCCGCGAGGGCTGGCTGATCATCGAGGACGACTACGACGGCGAACTCCGCTACGACGTGGCCCCGCTGCCGCTGCTCGCCGCGCTGGCGCCGGACGTCGTCGTGCATCTGGGCACCACGAGCAAGATTCTCACCCCGACGCTCGGCGCCGGCTGGCTCGTCGCGCCGCCGGAGGTCGCCGGCACGCTGCTGGCCTACCGGGAACGCACCGGCACCGGCCCCGCGCCGGCCGGGCAGCGGGTGCTGGTCGAGTTGGCCCGCAACGGAGATCTCGGCCGGCACCTGCGCCGGCTGCGCCGCGAGCTGTCCGAGCGGCGGGTGCTCGTGGTGGAAACCCTTCGGTCGGCCGGGATTCCGGTGCTCGGCGACGACGCCGGCTCGCACGTGGTGGTGCTGCTGCCGTCGGTGGAGAAGGAACGTGCGGCGGTGCGGCAGGCGACCCGGCTCGGCGTCCGAATGGACGGCCTGGAGCGGCACCACACCGGGCCGTCCCGCTGGCACGGCGTCGCGGTCGGCTACACGGCCTGCTCGCGGGACCAGTTGATCAGCGTCCTGCCGCCGCTCATCGACCTCTTGACCACGTAGCCGATCAGGAACAGCAGGCTCAGCGCCGGCATCGGGTAGCCCAGCGAGTAGCCGATGACCAGATCCGCCAACGGCACCAATGTGATCGCCGCGAAGACCCAGCCCGGAGCGGTCGGCAGCTTCGAGTACAGCGGCGTGCGCCCCCACGGCTTGGCCACGGAAACCCAGGCCTGGAAGGCGATCGCGCCGGCCATCAGCGCCGCGCCGATCGGCATCGACACGGTCGGATGCCCCTCACGCAGCGCGGGCGCCAGCACGAAGATGCCCAGGTACAGCTGGACGGTTGAGATCAGGAACTTGACCAGCACCCACCAGTGCTTGAAGAAACCCCACGCCGTCGCGGCGGCCAGCATGAAGCCCGTGAACGTGGACACGTTCGCCGCCTGCGCCAACAGGGTCATGTCGAGCCGGTTGGCCATCGCCACCGCCGCCGGCAGCTGGGCCGGCCGCGCCAACCCGAACGCGAGCAGGCTGACCAGCGCCAACGCCTGGGCCATCCAGCCGACGCCGGACACCACGTGCAGCCACAACGCGAGCTGCCGCCATCTTTTTGCCGTCATGGCAACAACTCTGGGACGCGGTGCGGCGTCAGACATCCGTGAGGGCCCTTAGGTGGGCGGGACCATCTGTCATACCCGGGAGGTAGCGGTCGGTATGAGTTCACCACTCACGGCCACCAGTTGGTGGCTCGGTGCCACCCTTCGGCCAGACGGGTATGGTCGCTGCCTATGAACCAGCCCAGGATTCGTGTCGCCGTCGTCTTCGGCGGCCGCAGCACCGAGCACGGCGTGTCGTGCGTGTCCGCCGGCAGCGTGCTCAAGCACCTGGACCGGGAGCGCTACGAGGTGGTCCCGGTCGGCATCACCACCGAGGGCACCTGGGTGCTGGGCTCGGCCGACCACCTCGCGGTGACCGACCGCAAGATGCCCGAGGTCGACTCGGGCGCGGAGCTGACGCTGGTCAACCACGGCCTGGTCGCGCTGGAGCCGTCGCGCGGCGGTGAGGTGCTGGCGCAGGTCGACGTCGTGTTCCCCGTGCTGCACGGCGCGTACGGCGAGGACGGCACCATCCAGGGGCTGCTGGAACTGGTCGACATCCCGTACGTCGGGCCGGGCGTGCTGTCCAGCGCGGTGGCGATGGACAAGGAGTACACCAAGAAGCTGCTCGTCGCCGAGGGGCTGCCGGTCGGCCCGTACGCGGTGGTTCGCCGTGGCCAGCAGACGTTGTCGCAGGCCGACCGGGACCGGCTCGGGCTGCCGGTGTTCGTGAAGCCGGCGCGGGCCGGGTCGTCCACCGGCATCACCAAGGTCAACTCCTGGGACGAGCTGGACTCGGCGATCGACTTCGCCCGCGCCGTCGACCCCAAGGTGCTGGTGGAGGCGGCCATCGTGGGCCGCGAGGTCGAGTGCGGCGTGCTGGAGTTCCCCGACGGCCGCGTCGAGGCCTCGCTGCCGGCGGAGATCCGGATGGTCAGCGACAAGGTCGACTGGTACGACTTCGACTCCAAGTACCTCGACACCGACGACGCCTGCGAGTTCGACATCCCGGCCAAGCTGGACGACGACGTCACCGAGCGGCTGCGGGAGATGGCCGTGCGGGCGTTCACCGCGCTGGACTGCCAGGGCCTGGCCCGGGTCGACTTCTTCGTCACCCCGGACAACGAGCTGGTGATCAACGAGCTGAACACCATGCCCGGCTTCACCAACGTGTCCATGTACCCGAAGATGTGGGCCGTCACCGGCGTCGACTACCCGACCCTGCTGACCACCCTCGTCGAAACCGCCATCGCCCGCGGCACCGGCCTCCGCTGACCTGTCAACCCCTTGACGTTCGGAACGGACCATTCCTCAACTCGGAGTTTAGGAATGGTCCGTTCCGAGCCTCGAACTCAGCCCGGGTTGGGGGAGACCGGTTGAGCGGGCAGCGTCGCCGTGACGGCCGCGGACACCGATTGCACCGGGCCGGTGCCGGCGTCCTTGGACTCGGTCAGCGCGACGTACACGGATCGGTCCACGACGTAGTGCGTGACCGTGCCGGCGTCGCCGACGACGTCCAGCCACTGCACGCCGTTGACGCTGCCCAGCTGCGCGGTCTGGACCAGCTCCGGCGGCTTGTTCATGCCGCAGCGCAGCACGATCGGCTCGTGCTGGGCGTCGCCCCAGGCCACGGTCGCCGGCGGCGCGGGCTTGGCCAGCTCGCGGCGGGGCACCTTCTCGCCGGCGTCGGTGATCTGCTGCGGCAGCGCCTTGATCAGGTCGGTGCACGCCTGCGTGCCGGCGCCGGGCGCGTCGATGGAGACCAGCGCCAGCGGGCCGGTCCTGTCGTCGCCGGGCGGGTTCTGCGGCACGCCGGTCGACCCGCCGGTCAGGCCGATCACCGCCACGACGACGGCGAGCAGCGCCGGCAGGCCGATCGCGACGGCCAGCACGGGCTTGGACGGGGTGACGCTCACCCCGCTACTCCATCACAGGTGCACAACCGGACAGGTCAGGGTCCGGGTGATGCCCTCCACGTTCTGGATCCGGGCCACCACCAGCTGTCCCAGCTGGTCGACGGTGTCGGCGTCGGCGCGCACGATCACGTCGTAGGGGCCGGTGACGTCCTCCGCCGTGGTGACGCCGGGTATGCCGGAGATCTCAGCTGCGACCGCAGCCGCCTTTCCGACCTCGGTTTGGATCAGGATGTACGCGTGGACCACGGCGCGCCCCTTCGTCTCGATCAGCCGGCACGGGGTAGGAACGTGGCCAGAACGTACCTCAGTCGGGGTTCCGACTGCTCATGATCGGAGGCAATTTTGCGCCCGGAGCCGCCCCCAGACGCGGACACGGTCGCCGGAGTGGGTGAGTTCGGTCTCATCAGGCGGGTGACGCGCGGCCGCGCGCAGCCGTCCTCGACCCTGCTCGGCCCCGGCGACGACGCCGCGGTGGTGGCCGCCCCCGACGGTCGGGTGGTGGCCAGCACGGACGTGCTCGTCGAGGGTGTCCACTTCCGACTGGACTGGTCGTCTCCCGAGCAGGTCGGACGCAAGGCGGCCGCGGTCAATCTCGCCGACGTCGCCGCCATGGGGGCCGCCCCGACGGCCCTGCTGGTGGGCATGGCGTGCCCCGCCGACACGCCCACTTCCCTCATCGACGGCATCACCAACGGGCTGTGGGAGGAGGCCCGGCGGGCCGGCGCCGGGGTGGTCGGCGGCGACATGGTCAGCTGCCCGACCGTAGTGATATCGATTACAGCCCTCGGTGACATGCGGGGACTGGCTCCGGTTACCCGTTCGGGCGCCGCGCCCGGCGACGTGCTGGCGGTGTGCGGGCGGCTCGGCTGGGCGGCCGCCGGTCTCGCGGTGCTCGGCCGCGGGTTCCGCTCACCGGTCGCGATCGTCGGCGCGCAGCAGGCGCCGCAGCCGCCGTACGAGGCCGGGCCGCAGGCGGCCGAGGCCGGCGCGTCGGCGATGTTGGACGTCTCCGACGGGCTGCTCAGTGACGTGGGACACATCGCGGACGCCTCCGGTGTGGCGATCGACATCCGCACCGACCTGCTCCCCGTGCACCAGCGGCTGATCGACGTCGGCTCGGCGCTCGGCGCGAACCCGCGGCACTGGGTGCTCACCGGCGGCGAGGACCACGCGCTGGCGGCCACCTTCCCCGAGCCGGCCGACGTGCCGGACGGCTGGGCCACGATCGGCACCGTCCGCCGCGGCGCCGGCGTGACCGTGGACGGCCGGCCGTACGAGGGCACCTCGGGCTGGGAGCACTGGCGTTGACCCCTGGCAGCAAAGAATCCCTGGCAGCAAAGGAAACCGTCCGTGGCGATCTACGCGTTGGGTGACAAGGTCCCGTCCATTCACCCGGATGCCTACGTGCACCCGGACGCCACCGTGATCGGCGCGGTGACCATCGGCGCCGAGTCCTCGGTGTGGCCGCAGGCGGTGCTGCGCGGCGACTACGGCCGGATCGAGGTCGGCGAGCGGACCAGCATCCAGGACGGCACGGTCCTGCACTGCACCCAGTTCCACGCCACGGTCATCGGCTCCGATTGCGTGATCGGGCACAACGCGCACGTCGAGGGCGCGACCGTCGGCGACGGCTGCCTGATCGCCTCGGGTTCGGTGGTGCTCAACGGTTCCGTCGTCGGCGACGGCGCGGTGGTGGGGGCGGGCGCGGTGGTGTCGTTCAACGGCGTCGTGCCGCCGCGGGCGATGGCTCTGGGCGTGCCGGCGCGGGTCCGCGAGGGGCACGAGGTCCCCGAGGACATGACGAAGGGCATCGTCGAGCTTTATGTCGGCAACGCGCGGGCGTATCGCCACGGTCTTCGCCGCCTCGACTAGTACCCTTCCGGGGGACACTGGAAAGGGGCGTTGTGGCCACCGCCGAGGACGACGCGTTACCAGATGAGCTGGTGTTGCCGGCGCGGTTCGACGCACCGCCGCCGATCACCCACTCCCGGGTGCCGCTGTGGTTACGTGTGGTCGGCTCGCTTGTCCTCATCGTGGTGTCCGGCTGGCTGCCGTTGTGGCTGGTGCTGGTCGGGTCGGCGGCCGCACTCGGCGCCACCGGTTGGTCCCTGATCCGCGGCGACAGCGCCCGTGAACCCCGCCGCAACGAGCTGATCTCGCTGGTCGCGCACCGCGAGCCGCGGCGCCGCGTCTACGCCCAGATGCGCTGGTACAGCCCGGGCGGCCCGGCGCTGCCGGAGATCTCCGTCGCCACCGAGCAGGGCGGCCACGTCGAGCAGTTGTTCGGGGTGCCGGAGGGTATCGACCTCGGTGGCCTGCGGGTGGACGGAGAGCCCGCGCCGGCGACGCTTCTCGGCGACGTCGACCACGGCCGGCACGGGGTGCTCGTGCTGGACGGCAACGAGCAGGTGCTGCCGTTGTCACTGCCGTACCAACCGAAGGGGCGCAAGTTCCTGCGCCCGCGACAGTTCGGTCACGTGTTCCAGGCGCCCGGTCCGACCGCGCCGCTGCTGGTGCCACTTCGGTTGCGCGGCAAGGCCGCCATGGCGGCGAAGTGGCTGCAGGACGGTCCTGATTGGACGGACGTGCGGCTGCTGCCGGTGCGCGGCGACTGGACCCGTGTCGTGCTGGCCGATCCCGACGACGGCGCCCTGCTCGCGCACGCCCGGCTGCCGTGGGCCGCGCGCCGGCTGGCCACCCGGCCGCTGGCCGCGCTGGTCGCCGTCCGGCAGAAGTGGCGCATGGACCCCGAAGCGCCCGGTAACGTCGAAGTACTTCTTTACGGCGCAGATTGGCCGGCCGTTGTGCTCACGCGGGTTAGTGGTCGGCTTCGCTGACACGCTGAGTAGACGTGAGAGTCACTCGGTTGGACTATGGTGACGCCGATCGGGCGCGTTTTACCGTGGGCATCGGGCCGTCGCCGTTGGCCGGTCCGGTGGTTGCGAAACCCATTCCGACCAATCGGTGTTCCACATCGCATACCGATTTTACCCAGGTTTTACGGTAGACATTTACAACTTTTCTTGCGCGCATGGTGGCGTGATGATAGGTACTGCAAAAGAGTGGCAACTGGCTACTGTGAGTGACGCTCACGTAGGATGTTTGCCCGATTGGACGCTGGTCGTCCGGATCTGCGGTCACTACCGTCGGCGGTGACGGTCAAGGTAATGTTCTCTTGACCTTCGCGGTTCGAATGCATCTCACTGTGGGGCAATGAGACGTCTTCGCTCATTCAAAGGGGCTTACGCATGACTTACGGCAGCGCTCTGCGCCGCGACGTGCAAAGCGACAGCATCACGCCACTGATCGGCGTGTTCGACATGTTCTCCGCGTCGCTGGCGGCACAGCACTATGGCGGCATGTTCGTCTCCGGTTTCGGTTTCGCGGCGTCCTACTACGGACTCCCGGACATCGGGTTCATCGCGTGGCCGGACATGGTCAACTTCGTGCAGCGGCTGCGGCTGGCGTTCCCGCAGCAGCACCTGCTCGTCGACATCGACGACGGCTACGTGGATCCCGAGGTGGCCTGCCACGTCGTGGAGAACCTGGAGCGCATCGGCGCGTCCGGCGTGATCCTGGAGGACCAGAAGCGGCCGCGCCGCTGCGGCCACGTCGACGGCAAGCAGATCCTCCCGCTCGAGGAGTACCTGGAGAAGCTCAACCTGGTCCTGGAGACCCGTCGCGACCTGGTCGTCGTCGCCCGCACCGACGCCACCGAGGAGTCGGAGATCCTGCGCCGCGCCGAGGCGCTCGCCGCCACCGACGCCGACGTGTTGCTGGTCGACGGCGTGCGCAGCGTCGACTGGATCAGCAAGGTTCGGGCCGTGATCGGCGACAAGCCGCTGCTGTTCAACCAGATCGCCGGCGGCAAGTCGCCGCGGCTGTCGCTGACCGAGCTGGAGAACCTCGGCGTCAACGTCGCGATCTACTCCACGCCGTGCCTGTTCGCCGCGCACACCGCGATCGACAACGCGCTGCTGGAGCTGCGGGCCAACGACGGCCGGCTGCCGGAGGTCAAGGCGGGTGACGTGGGCGTCGCCGCCTCGATCGAGCTGTTGGAGCGCAACATCTCCCGGCACCACCCCCGGCAGGACCGCGTCGATGTCACGGTTGCGGGTTGATCCGTACATCGTGGCGTTGCTGTTGACGGTGGCCGTCGCCTCGCTGCTCCCGGCGAGCGGGGCGGTGGCCACCGGCTTCGGTCACGCGACGACGATCGCCATCGGTCTGCTGTTCTTCCTCTACGGGGCAAGGCTTTCCACCCGTGAGGCGCTGGACGGGCTGAAGCACTGGCGGCTGCACGGCCTGGTGTTTCTCGCCACCTACGTGCTGTTTCCGTTGCTGGGCCTGCTGTGTCGGCTGCTCGTGCCGTGGGCGCTCACCCCGGAGCTGTGGACCGGGTTGATGTTCCTGTGCTGCCTGCCGTCGACCGTGCAGTCCTCGATCGCGTTCACCTCGATCGCCCGGGGCAACGTCGCCGCCGCGATCTGCAGCGCCTCCTTCTCCAACCTGGTCGGCATCGTGCTCACGCCGCTGCTGGTCACCGTGTTCCTCTTCACCGGCACCGGCGGGATGTCCCTCGGCGCCGTGCGGGACATCATGCTGCAGCTCTTGGCGCCTTTCGTGGCCGGGCAACTCCTCCGGCGCTGGGTCGGCGGTTTCGTCACCCGGCACAAGAAGATCCTCGGCTACGTCGACCGCGGTTCGATCCTGCTGGTGGTGTACGCCGCCTTCAGCGAGGGCGTCGTGGCCGGCATCTGGGGGCGGCTGTCCTGGGTGTCGCTGGTGGTCCTGCTCGCCGTCAACGCCGTTCTGTTGGCGGTGGTCATGCTCCTGACCACCTTCACCGCCCGCCGGCTTCGTTTCTCCACCGAAGACGAGATCGCCATCGTCTTCTGCGGTTCCAAGAAGTCCCTGGCCAGCGGCC includes these proteins:
- a CDS encoding cystathionine gamma-lyase yields the protein MTEGGAAMAEWGDGTRCVHAGSAEPVAGQPFLAGPVLAAPFHLGADDFYGRAGNPTWRALESAIGALDGGLCTVFPSGMAAITTLLRTLLSPGDVLVVPSDGYYLVRTFLTGMDVRVREVPTVGPWTTEVVAGARLVLLETPSNPGLDVCDIRAIAELAHAAGALVAVDNTTATPLGQRPLELGADVSVASDTKAVAGHSDVLFGHISVTDEALWTELQRQRTVSGAIPGPFETWMAHRGLGTLDVRLARQAENAAALVEKLRGHEGVSNVRWPGSPDDPSYAIASRQMRRFGGVFTFELASAELVTRFVEASRLVSAATSFGGLHSTADRRAHWGDPVPEGLIRFSAGLEDSHDLVHDVTAALDRALELPVQ
- a CDS encoding D-alanine--D-alanine ligase family protein → MNQPRIRVAVVFGGRSTEHGVSCVSAGSVLKHLDRERYEVVPVGITTEGTWVLGSADHLAVTDRKMPEVDSGAELTLVNHGLVALEPSRGGEVLAQVDVVFPVLHGAYGEDGTIQGLLELVDIPYVGPGVLSSAVAMDKEYTKKLLVAEGLPVGPYAVVRRGQQTLSQADRDRLGLPVFVKPARAGSSTGITKVNSWDELDSAIDFARAVDPKVLVEAAIVGREVECGVLEFPDGRVEASLPAEIRMVSDKVDWYDFDSKYLDTDDACEFDIPAKLDDDVTERLREMAVRAFTALDCQGLARVDFFVTPDNELVINELNTMPGFTNVSMYPKMWAVTGVDYPTLLTTLVETAIARGTGLR
- the pdxR gene encoding MocR-like pyridoxine biosynthesis transcription factor PdxR — its product is MPESDDALLITLDRESRTPLAVQLADALRAAAAAGQLRAGDRLPSTRTLASHLKVSRTVTAAAYDQLLAEGWIVGKHGSGTYVTTAPPGSSPVPADRSRADAPEQDVVSLELGRPWVGGLDRAAWRRAWRSAADSDPLVRHHPAGLPEYREAVAEHLLRHRGLTIRGGLATEAVLATGGTSAAVAELAVSVFRPGDTVAVEEPGYQRAVEALRAAGVQVLPAPLDRDGILVDQIPSGIRAVYCSPAHQYPLGSRLPAARRVALVERARREGWLIIEDDYDGELRYDVAPLPLLAALAPDVVVHLGTTSKILTPTLGAGWLVAPPEVAGTLLAYRERTGTGPAPAGQRVLVELARNGDLGRHLRRLRRELSERRVLVVETLRSAGIPVLGDDAGSHVVVLLPSVEKERAAVRQATRLGVRMDGLERHHTGPSRWHGVAVGYTACSRDQLISVLPPLIDLLTT
- a CDS encoding isocitrate lyase/PEP mutase family protein; protein product: MTYGSALRRDVQSDSITPLIGVFDMFSASLAAQHYGGMFVSGFGFAASYYGLPDIGFIAWPDMVNFVQRLRLAFPQQHLLVDIDDGYVDPEVACHVVENLERIGASGVILEDQKRPRRCGHVDGKQILPLEEYLEKLNLVLETRRDLVVVARTDATEESEILRRAEALAATDADVLLVDGVRSVDWISKVRAVIGDKPLLFNQIAGGKSPRLSLTELENLGVNVAIYSTPCLFAAHTAIDNALLELRANDGRLPEVKAGDVGVAASIELLERNISRHHPRQDRVDVTVAG
- a CDS encoding bile acid:sodium symporter family protein, whose translation is MSRLRVDPYIVALLLTVAVASLLPASGAVATGFGHATTIAIGLLFFLYGARLSTREALDGLKHWRLHGLVFLATYVLFPLLGLLCRLLVPWALTPELWTGLMFLCCLPSTVQSSIAFTSIARGNVAAAICSASFSNLVGIVLTPLLVTVFLFTGTGGMSLGAVRDIMLQLLAPFVAGQLLRRWVGGFVTRHKKILGYVDRGSILLVVYAAFSEGVVAGIWGRLSWVSLVVLLAVNAVLLAVVMLLTTFTARRLRFSTEDEIAIVFCGSKKSLASGLPMGTVLFPAATVGLAVLPLMLFHQLQLMVCAWLARRYGARKDAVVLAGA
- a CDS encoding cysteine dioxygenase translates to MFAVPENTVLSAVRTAPQQPTNILREVVADRSSWAHLLRYDPVERWTALVRSTSSYEVWLMSWLPGQGAELHDHGGAEGAFTVVSGVLTELVGRPGHAGEAMHVLHPGQSRVFGPNYVHQMRNAGVDPAVSIHVFGPTRQRMTPYRFDPVQGPVTA
- a CDS encoding pyridoxamine 5'-phosphate oxidase family protein; translated protein: MSRTPLSPTPRTVVNRHRERAATDRAALDDVLDSALICHLGVLFDGAPVVLPTGYGRDGDTLYLHGSTGSRSMGPGPVCVTVTIVDGIIYARSVMHHSMNYRSAVVLGTTRLVDDPEEKLRGLEVITEHLAPGSWGHARLPNKKELAATVVLALDLTEASVKIRNAPPNDEDFDVEANTAWAGVLPVTTGWGVPESASPLPVPEHVLKR
- a CDS encoding DUF3515 domain-containing protein, producing MSVTPSKPVLAVAIGLPALLAVVVAVIGLTGGSTGVPQNPPGDDRTGPLALVSIDAPGAGTQACTDLIKALPQQITDAGEKVPRRELAKPAPPATVAWGDAQHEPIVLRCGMNKPPELVQTAQLGSVNGVQWLDVVGDAGTVTHYVVDRSVYVALTESKDAGTGPVQSVSAAVTATLPAQPVSPNPG
- a CDS encoding Lrp/AsnC family transcriptional regulator translates to MVHAYILIQTEVGKAAAVAAEISGIPGVTTAEDVTGPYDVIVRADADTVDQLGQLVVARIQNVEGITRTLTCPVVHL
- a CDS encoding thiamine-phosphate kinase — its product is MRPEPPPDADTVAGVGEFGLIRRVTRGRAQPSSTLLGPGDDAAVVAAPDGRVVASTDVLVEGVHFRLDWSSPEQVGRKAAAVNLADVAAMGAAPTALLVGMACPADTPTSLIDGITNGLWEEARRAGAGVVGGDMVSCPTVVISITALGDMRGLAPVTRSGAAPGDVLAVCGRLGWAAAGLAVLGRGFRSPVAIVGAQQAPQPPYEAGPQAAEAGASAMLDVSDGLLSDVGHIADASGVAIDIRTDLLPVHQRLIDVGSALGANPRHWVLTGGEDHALAATFPEPADVPDGWATIGTVRRGAGVTVDGRPYEGTSGWEHWR